acactatatttttttatactgctatctatgtttctaaataattttcatttatattgctattcatatttccaaacagtaccaaaagatactacaattttaataatatagattcaaCTCGTATAATAAATGCAATATAATATACAACAAACACATAAAATAGtcaaattttatacatataattgCACATAACTAAGATAActatacatattattattttttaaaaatacaatctttttatttatatagaaattatttaataattattttgtgaaattttaTATCCGTTTGCGAGGAAAGATCACCtagttaataaaatttatttatcacccaaaacaatatatttatattatagatactttttaaaaaaaacttttataattttacaCAGAGTAGTATATTATGTTTGGTCTGCCTGTTTACAAAATTGagattatatttacaaaaatgccaaATGAGACGTTTTCTTTTGGGGGAATTCTTACATAAAACCTATATTAAAATGTAGAAAATATCTTGGAAACTGTAAACCTGATTTTTTCGCTTGTTACCaaagaaaaagagaacaaaatcTTTTCATCTCGAAGACATGATCGGATAgcaataaaaatagtaaaatcatCCGACCAAATCAGTATGGGGGATCATACGTATCTGTTGCAGACTTATCTTGCCATTTTTAAACTGTCGCTTTGATCTAGAGAGAAGTCTTtctttatttgtatataaactGTGTTATGCACCAAACACACTCACACACATAGAGGAAGAAAATGAGCAACCTTCAAACTGTGAgatactttattttcttttgtatcaCATTATGCTCACTTGATTATCACTATTATTTTGTTATGGAGATAAGCAGGTGTCGAAGCAACAGGAGCCATGGTGTGAACTTAAAGACATAGTGGTTCTCGTGACAGGAGCTTCCTCTGGTATAGGAAGAGAGATCTGTCTTGATCTAGCCAAAGCTGGCTGCAAGATTATCGCAGCAGCTCGTCGTGTGGATCGTCTCAAATCTCTCTGCTCTGAAATCAACACAACAGGAGTACAATCCGCTGCCCTTGAGCTAGACGTTTCATCAGACGCAGCCACCATTCAGAAAGCTGTTAAAGAAGCTTGGGAAGTCTTTGGAAAGATCGACGCGTTGGTCAACAATGCCGGAATCAGAGGCACTGTCAAGTCTAGTTTGGATCTGTCAGAAAAAGAATGGGACAAAGTCTTTAAAACCAACTTAACGGGAGCTTGGTTAGTATCCAAATACGTATGCATTTTAATGCGTGACGCTAAAGACCGTGGTGGCTCGGTTATAAACATTTCATCCATCTCGGGGCTCCACCGCGGTGTAGTTCCTGGTGGAATCGCGTATGCTACTTCCAAAGGCGGTGTTGACACCATGACAAGGGTGATGGCTATTGAGTTAGGTGTTTACAATATCAGAGTGAATTCTATCGCACCGGGGCTTTTGGAGTCAGAGATGACACAAGGTCTTATGAAGAAAAAGTGGCTCAAGAATGTGACCGAGCGGACTATCCCGTTAAAGGTGCAACAGACCGTGGATCCGGGGATTACCTCACTGGTTCGCTATCTAATTCACGACTCTTCGAAATATGTCTCCGGCAATATATACATTCTTGATTCCGGAGCTACAGTGCCCGGCCTGcccattttttcttctctttgaaatctcaaccacaaaatcttcagtttgtgtttctttttgctATAATAACTGAAAACATTTACACATAAAAAGCATATAAATATCCAAAAGGTTATGATTAGTTTACTTGTAGTAATAAAACTAATGATATTACATCTAAAGTTTGAAAATTCAATTTAACATGCCATCTTTGGTTAGCTGAAATGAATCAGAGCTCATCGTACTTGAGTTCCACTTTAACTGGAAATCTCTTCTCCATCCAAGCGATATAACCACCATCCATGTTTCTTACACTCTTGAATCCCTGTCACATGATCAAAAATCCCAATAAATCTCAGCAACAAACTAAGATAAGTTCAAGGAAAATGCATAACGAAGATCctcttttaaataattaaatatataatcttttggCACTTACAGAAGAAACAAGAACTCTGGTAGCATACAAAGATCTAACTCCAGATTTACATCCCATCTTTGGTTAGCTGAAATGAATCAGAGCTCATCGTACTTGAGTTCCACTTTAACTGGAAATCTCTTCTCCATCCAAGCGATATAACCACCATCCATGTTTCTTACACTCTTGAATCCCTGTCACATGATCAAAAATCCCAATAAATCTCAGCAACAAACTAAGATAAGTTCAAGGAAAATGCATAACGAAGATCctcttttaaataattaaatatataatcttttggCACTTACAGAAGAAACAAGAACTCTGGTAGCATACAAAGATCTAACTCCAGATTTACATCCCTACCCAAGAATATTTAAACAACAGATTCTAGTCGTCAGATCTAGTgatttaagttaaaaaaaaagatttatatactattatataatataactatacTTCCACATGATCAGGACAAAGACATGTGTTATTACCACGACGAGATTATCCGTTTGGTTAAAGAGAGATGAAACATGTTTCAAGAAATTTGGGTTATTTTCTTGACCTTGTGGAGTATAGAACCAGTAGGGAACATTAAAGACTTTCTCTGAATTAACATGGCCTTTCTCGAATTCTTCAACAGttctgttttaaaatatctcaaatttcaaaaatctctgaaaaatgtatatCGAACAATAGTAAAGACACTCTTAAAACTTTACCTGACATCGAGAAAAGTGTGGCCCTGATGAAGAAGTTTATGGGCTTGGTTCACATCGATAGTAATATCTTCTGGTTCTGAGTTTGATAAAGTCGTGCAAGGAAGATGAAGATaaacaatgaaaataaaaagaactgaTCTTATAAAGTGGGAGGAAACCATTTTATTGAACAAGAAGATTCATAAGTTTTAACCTGTATATATTTTAGCAGTCCAAATCTATCCTTGTTGAATCCGGTGCTATCCGCCGTTGGATTCGAGTACTCTTGTTTTCATTTTGGCGGCAGAGGCGTGTATAGATGGTATATCCGCCGTTGGATTTACTGCCTCTTgtattgttttccttttttgtcAGTTTTTTTCCCAACTAGACATTTTTGTCAACATTCAATAATGGTCAGCTTccttttcaaaaagaaaaattaaaataaacgtAGAGGCTACATTGATTCAATATTTCATGTACGTGGTGGTCTAGTTCTTTTTACTTATGATCACCGTGTTTTACACAGAAACAACACGTCTATTTCTAATAAGTGAAAGGGCATTTACCTTTCTCTACCGGCGTTTGTTGGCAACGTGTGCGCTTAATTGAACCAGGCCTGATATTCTTAAttttgttatgaaataacttataatttatagtatcgagaaatttaaataaaagtagaatttaatacccgtaggaagcaaataacactagtataagggagatagtttattataagaagaaagaagaaaatgtaatgattctttgattataaactcttgttcttgtttttggtgtacaaaagagtgagatgagtgatgatatttatagtgaacaacaatacataaaataacaaagatggtgcttaatttggtaaatgagtgggtgatcataatgcttgatgagtagatgatcatagtgcttgagttggtaaaggagtggatgatcatagtgcttgagtttggtaaagaagtggatgatcatttcaatgcttaatttataacactcccccttgatcatccatcttgtattacgtggtgcctcgttaaaaacctagtcatggaaaacccaatgggaaaaaccgtagtaaaagtaaaaagagtacaactacgtaagctccccctcgaatgagtagtcatagaacctttagaacaatgatagattttcatctctcaaattgtaacattctctttggttgtctatcttttgtatgttctttgttgcctcgttaaaaccttgtcatggaaaaacccaatgggataaaaaaaaaaaaaaaaaccatgataaggaaaaagagtacaaccacacttactatcatatttctttccctggaaacaatatcttcaggatatgcattccaatcaactctcttcagagaattaagcttaagagaataaactctattcatttctattatgatatctagggcctttagacttcttgtccataattctcttttgacttagacaatagtttattggtctatttggatttcaaaccaaatttcttacatataatcgtataaaattcgtctcgtacatacgaattattcatttgtaactatagaagttactattatgattttctttcttttcatatgaaattacatctttcagtaatgaaaaagattaataattttcttaaataacactcttacgtatggtatttcaggaccaaacatatacgagcgtcttaaataaaatactttaaggatctttatgataacatctcagttttagatctccagtttagaatacataaaaacaatatagtattgtcaagagttttctttcaaaatataatttttctataactcttcaggagttttgattatattcaaatcatgattctattgatttataatctcttgataaatacaaatggatacatttgttaatatttcatatatcccataaaatagtttgtttcaattcgatcgaatatgcagagttcccgggaacatgattttgatatcatcaatccttcatggattatactttcagggattaacatttttcaagtggattgttttattcaagttcttcctttattaccagactataaggaacttgaaactagttgcatctaccatatgaaattatgtctcttcacaatcaatttcatattgatccttctttgtgtgcaacggttcatttacatctcacttgttttacaccttttagtgtatggactactggtccaaatacttctctatttcacaagaagtttatatctttgtctattgcatctttctgatttggccaatcatttctttgtgtacacttttcaatagactttctttcatgatcctctttctcatttattatatcaactgctactttgcatgtataatatcatcgacgtcaattttcttatcggttccattttgtttcatacatgacataacttattgagatctcttcatttgtctcaggtacctgaattttcgtcagtcatgtttaatttctcttctggagatcatacaaaactatattgcctcgttttgaccattatcaatatatgctccttttcatttacgaggatttatctttggaaccaatctgtctaccacgctgcaggcgtgactagcagtttgatattgttcttgtagaacatttattcttattggagcatttacagctggtatatgtgacttgatcactatatttatatgggtcgtgtctggcaactgctttagtaagttttgaaatgaattatcttttggacttctatttcacattgtgtttagcccgaggatcaatgataattcatttcaacttattttcttttccagctgtttattttctcccccttatgttggaagtactaactcacttttagaattcatgtatagccttacttatagttttcggggatggctctggattcttaagtgtcaatagagatttatatccaacatatatttccaacctcatttgaaaacacatcttcatttgaagctctgtggcggagcaacatccaacattcttagatgaaaatgattggtttctgattctataccaatgatggggagaactagtgaatatttattggcttgatgcgatccaatgttgctcaaaatgtttagcacttatctcagtgaatgtgctatagtcgttaaagactttaagaagtgaattcaccaatattataaaaatgcatagtgggtgatcagtccactaacatcttcgttatttatgccaatatcttattttggctggtgaaaaccatattacccttttatcttatgggtaagcaacatatgtcaaatcattcggaagaatcttctggttcttatatgactatgcatatgacctttaagtatatattcgcattattaatgaaccaaaatggtctaactgattcatgccaaatgtaaacttctagtttactatacatttatcttcattatactaatctttgtgtagtacaatatataagaggctgtagatattttctctaaaatacttatactgctttgagaattatttctgattgaaatgtatatatcatttcgtttgcttattgtctcaacataagtgtctcaaaatcttacggatttactttgagaaaaattcattaatcttagttttagtgtaaacataatcttctggatgtttgacttatcataaaaagtgagattctttaactcttcccTCGAGAGTATAATACtacaggtttatcaatctcgaatgtatctcattttcttaatcaacaacatatcctacatgggttatgtatttttcgtagatccttttaacttttgatacttataaaaatacaataccttaagaactttaaattgcattcttaagaactttaaattaaatttttatgtgcagtaatactatgtatacttctggagcatcatatatatcctctttttaagcattctataagttttactaccttgtattgtacacacaataaattttctttcatcttcagatgaattcataatttcttttctttattaccatgtttattttctcaactttaagtgagagtatgagttctataaagaaactctttggaccttgacctcatttatgctcacgtctaaaaccacaatttatgagtttttaaatgtcatattctcttcaggagaatgaatcataatcaactagacgtgatttatcaatagatatttttcaatatatatgcatcataaaacaatttcttgaagaaattttacttttaaacttaacatccaacatagttggctttatttaccgacttcaggtcttgtaatctttaaatgcaaaatacaaaatgagctttaggtaatcacttcaggtgataataccttttttatatatattatcttccaaaacttatggatcttttagagtcaagctttaaacttaaaatcctcaatataaatggtaataaaatcaaaatatttcaaatatatataaatatgtattaacaaaggtgtcttattatatcagaaaataaataaaactttcatagtaattattatatagactatattattactctcatgctttttaacaaagtttaacctatcaatcaatttaatgaacaaatttatatcactgccaacttcatgcaaattgatttatctaatcaagtttgttaaacttgtatataaagcataaaaatacttatcttataaacagaagtatatcggcgatgaaagtttcagctgttcacgtttctgaattggctgataacttgtacatatctttccgagagaatacacaatcctgaaaactttaaattttttgctcatataaacatggccattacattagtaaatatcaacatataatccaaattcttttatgatattagaccaaagactaatcgacaacaaaactaaccgattacaaataatttcttttatgatgttagaccatgaatcataaagtatgtttccttaataccattaaatcatgaagcatattaaagtataataagcaaaatttaattcataaaataactattattcttacatatagacaagcgttgatatatatatatatatatatatatatatatatatatatatatatatatatatatatatatatatatcatcgtctaaaatgactatatatatatatatatatatatatattttttttttagaatttcgcaattttaaaatgaatcatttattatgaacttcataatttaaaaaccgtttacattaatcatacaagaaattacaaggagaagcgatgtaaataaaattaaaccgatattcatcttaaattcactcggagtaaattctccaacgaataaaccataaatagaaacacaaataaaaatggcacataaaaacaaaagtgcgcgaatcatctttcttgaaatgaaaaatcggaggagagcgatttgaaatttttgagagaagatgaaatgttttggatgatgaaatggagtgaaaatgagttgtatttatagatgaaaattactgttcatgaccgttggagaaaggggaaatttttgaaattttttttttgtgaccgttggggttaaatcgagtgcaccaaaaattagtctgaaaatatcgtattaaacggtcaatcaaatctataaaatttcataaaagtgaaaaattatgacaatgaaatatttatgttatatgacaacaaatcatgcgacggctcagccgatcaatgcagaataataaataaattatacggcggctcggccgaccaattaataataaacagaatataaggcggctcagccgaccaataaataataaacaggatataaggcggctcggccgaccaataaataaattaaattactagtaaataatacaggcggtattccggccattataacatgatataaataatagtagaggcggtataccgaccattataacagggtataaatgatacaaataaattttaccgaatcgcagagtgatcgtgctgataacgtgttatgaaataacttataatttatagtatcgagaaatttaaataagagtagaatttaatacccgtaggaagcaaataacactagtataagggagatagtttattataagaaggaagaagaaaatgtaatgattctttgattataaactcttgttcttgtttttggtgtacaaaagagtgagatgagtgatgatatttatagtgaacaacaatacataaaataacaaagatggtgcttaatttggtaaatgagtgggtgatcataatgcttgatgagtagatgatcatagtgcttgagttggtaaaggagtggatgatcatagtgcttgagtttggtaaagaagtggatgatcatttcaatgcttaatttataacaaatttaatataattttaataatatagcaAAATTTTGCTGGATTGTGATGGAAAATAGATGTGCATTTACCTTTTATCAAAGCCGTTCTTCTAATTCAACTTCTGCATCTGTGTATGCTTTCTGCTTTTGTTCTCTTCCTCTCTTTCTTGAACCTTGTTAACTCTAAACCGATTCGATGAAGTAATGTTTTGCTAAAGCCAACGAAACTGTACAAAGAAAGAAGATAGCTTCACTTGGAAATATGAAAAATGCTTTGTTGAGATCTGTTTCTTACAAATCAATTTCAGCACTGGCTCGAGACATTCTATACAACCCAAATTTGAATTAAGATTTTGAAATTGAAGAATGATCATAGATCTTTCATATTATTCTTTAGATCGATGAAGAGTTCCTCtaatatttgtatattcaatctgaaatatataaaaatatggaaaatcaAAAGATAGtggacaaagaaaaagaatcaTGGGTTGTGGATTGTTTTCAATAATTGTTTTACGTTTCAACTTTTTTAAGCATTATCTTTTTAGAGTAATTGCAGTGTACACAGAACTATTACATAATTAGTTCATTGTACATTTAGggattttatcttttatttttaaaattgtattgaCCATTATACCCCTATTCCTGGACGATTTCTATCTTCGATATTTATTCTCAAGAACACATCAGAGTTCTTTTCTCTCTCCTTTCTTAGAAACTTCAACATCTCCGACAAAACTTTCGACGTTAGATATATGTTCCGGTGGCCTTCTTCTCAGTGGGTGGCCACCAGAGGCTTCCTCCTCTCACTCTCCTCTTAGATTTTTGCTCTGCTTTGCCATCTTTCGGTCCTTTGTCGATATGCGTGATATTGTGGGGGAGGCTCCGCCGAGGGTTGTCTTCATCCGCTCCGGGGGATGTAAATCCAAGGTCGGGGGTTCTTTTCTGGAGTGGTTGTGGTGGTGGATCGGAGTCAGCTCTTCGGCGTTCTCATCGTAATCTCGATTTTGTCTTTGAAGGTCTTGTGGTGTACTGAATAGAGGCGGAGGCGAGTGACGGTAATGGGTGGGATCTCTCCTCCTGGTCTGGTCGTGTGGTTATCCGAAGAGTTACCCATCGCTGTGGAGTGGAGTGATTAGCTCTCCCTTGCCGGCGACTTAGTGTCTCGTCGTTCGACGAGGGTCTGTTTGTTACTCAGGGTTGGTGACGGTTCATTCTCATCGGAGCGTGCACATATTATGGAGCGGCTGTGTGgttgttttgtttctgttttttgcGTTTGCAAACAAAGTTAAGAGTTTTCGGGATCTGTCTTCTATGGCTACTCCTCTTCTCTGGTTTTGCCATACCTTTGTTATGTCCTCCTCATTGCAAGGGTGTGTTTTTTTAACCGTCAGTGTTAGAGCTCTCAGTTACCGCATTGTTTGTCTGTTCTGCGTCTCTCCAGCGTGGACTCAGCGTAAATGCACAGTTAGACCGAATCATGTCATGTGCTCCAAAGCAAGGATTCGGTTCAAGTCTCTGATTTTGTCAATTAGGGTTTGTATCGATGTGGAGACTTGCTTGAGTTAACGCCATCCGGGTGTGTGGTGGATTGTTTGATCTTCCCAGTATGtattgtctctttttttttaccgaTTATATCACATGTGGTTCTTTTACGTGAATATAAGTCTTTATGTTGATCGTACCTCAAAAATTCTACTCTGTTCTTTTACAGGCCAGACTTGAAGTAGTGGGGGGAAGGTAACGTTCAACGTTCATTTCAGGAACAGAGGCTGCAAAGAAGTGTTTGATTGTTTTTCATCTTAAATAGTTTTAGGAGTGTTCTATTGTTTTTACCACCATCGCTCGTCACCACCATTGTCATCCGACACCACCACGACCACAACGGCTACCGAATCTTTTATCTGCTATAGTTGTTgaaaataatttgtaaatataatttataactcTATAGTTGTtgacaataatttttaaaatacggTTTACAAACTAAATTGCTcgagttttcatttttaataactGGCTAACTAAATTTATAGTTGGCTCTGATTTTAAAATACGGTTAACAAACCAAATTGCTGGGGTTTTCATTATTAATAACCAGCTAACTAAGTTTATATTTGGCtcttgattttaaaaatatggttAACAAATCTTTTATCCTctaataacataattaacttGCATTTTCAAATCCAAGATAACATACCCTATAGCCAGCCACCGTGCATCTTCCCCTAAAAACCAGTGGGGCTACCAAATTGCTCGGGTTTCATAATTGATAACATGATAAATAACTTTAGATTTGGCTATGATTTAAAATCTTTGATATGCTAATAACATAAGTAACTTGTAAATTCAAACACCTTAATAAAATACCCTACGGCCCAGCCACCGTACCATCTATACATGCTGTATACAACCCTTAATGTGGTACCAAACTGCCGGTTAAACTACAATTCCAATTAGTTTATTTGGACGCTACCACACAAAtcttaatttattatgtttccTAACGCGTGTACAATTCGATGCCTCTCTTAACCCTTAACTCTATATTTTGCAGACTCGCTCATCACCATCTTTCTGAAGCCATGGAGACGACTCAGAGTCCGGCCTCCGACGCGATCAAATCCCATGTATACAAGAAGAGCAAGGTTTTCTATGCCAGTGTGGGAAAACATGTCTGACTACTTTTTTGTTTACACAAGTTGTCTCCAGTTACTTCCATAAATAGACAAAAATGAATGattatattttctcttttaagtgcgc
The window above is part of the Brassica napus cultivar Da-Ae chromosome C3, Da-Ae, whole genome shotgun sequence genome. Proteins encoded here:
- the LOC106348230 gene encoding rhodanese-like domain-containing protein 17 isoform X1; its protein translation is MVSSHFIRSVLFIFIVYLHLPCTTLSNSEPEDITIDVNQAHKLLHQGHTFLDVRTVEEFEKGHVNSEKVFNVPYWFYTPQGQENNPNFLKHVSSLFNQTDNLVVGCKSGVRSLYATRVLVSSGFKSVRNMDGGYIAWMEKRFPVKVELKYDEL
- the LOC106345786 gene encoding 3-oxoacyl-[acyl-carrier-protein] reductase FabG-like isoform X2; the encoded protein is MSNLQTVSKQQEPWCELKDIVVLVTGASSGIGREICLDLAKAGCKIIAAARRVDRLKSLCSEINTTGVQSAALELDVSSDAATIQKAVKEAWEVFGKIDALVNNAGIRGTVKSSLDLSEKEWDKVFKTNLTGAWLVSKYVCILMRDAKDRGGSVINISSISGLHRGVVPGGIAYATSKGGVDTMTRVMAIELGVYNIRVNSIAPGLLESEMTQGLMKKKWLKNVTERTIPLKVQQTVDPGITSLVRYLIHDSSKYVSGNIYILDSGATVPGLPIFSSL
- the LOC106348230 gene encoding rhodanese-like domain-containing protein 17 isoform X2; amino-acid sequence: MVSSHFIRSVLFIFIVYLHLPCTTLSNSEPEDITIDVNQAHKLLHQGHTFLDVRTVEEFEKGHVNSEKVFNVPYWFYTPQGQENNPNFLKHVSSLFNQTDNLVVGFKSVRNMDGGYIAWMEKRFPVKVELKYDEL
- the LOC106348230 gene encoding rhodanese-like domain-containing protein 17 isoform X3, which translates into the protein MVSSHFIRSVLFIFIVYLHLPCTTLSNSEPEDITIDVNQAHKLLHQGHTFLDVRTVEEFEKGHVNSEKVFNVPYWFYTPQGQENNPNFLKHVSSLFNQTDNLVMGCKSGVRSLYATRVLVSSGFKSVRNMDGGYIAWMEKRFPVKVELKYDEL
- the LOC106345786 gene encoding 3-oxoacyl-[acyl-carrier-protein] reductase FabG-like isoform X1, giving the protein MSNLQTQVSKQQEPWCELKDIVVLVTGASSGIGREICLDLAKAGCKIIAAARRVDRLKSLCSEINTTGVQSAALELDVSSDAATIQKAVKEAWEVFGKIDALVNNAGIRGTVKSSLDLSEKEWDKVFKTNLTGAWLVSKYVCILMRDAKDRGGSVINISSISGLHRGVVPGGIAYATSKGGVDTMTRVMAIELGVYNIRVNSIAPGLLESEMTQGLMKKKWLKNVTERTIPLKVQQTVDPGITSLVRYLIHDSSKYVSGNIYILDSGATVPGLPIFSSL